The Macaca fascicularis isolate 582-1 chromosome 11, T2T-MFA8v1.1 genomic sequence GTAGTGAAATAGGAAGCCTAAAGAATggtgaagtttttttgtttttttgtttgtttatttgtttttgaggcggggtcttgctctgtcacccaagttggagtgcagtacggtgtgatctcagctctcgctcactgcaacctctgcctcctgggctcaagggattctcccacctcagactcccaagtagctgggactacaggtgtgtgcctccatgcccagctaattttttgtatttttgtagcaacggggttttgccatgttgtccaggctagtctcgaacttcttgggcttaagcgattcacccgccttgacctcccaaagtgttgggattataggcgtgagccactgcacccagtccgaTGAAGATTTTAAATAGTTATTGAGATAAATGAGAGAATAAGCAGATGTGTGATATGCAGAATTATTTCTGGGTACTGTCAAAGGGTCGGTTGAGATTGGGCACTGTGAATTTGTAGCACACCAACCTCTAAAATTGAGAAATTTTCTCCAGCACATATGAACAGCTCTGAGAAAGTTTAGCAAGAGTGGAATGAATAGAATTGAGTAACAAAGACATTAAAGGTTCGCGATAAAGCATGTAGGGCCTGGGTGGAAGGGCAAGAAGACAGTAGGGAGCTGGTAAACTGGGAGAAAACAGAGTTAAAAGGAATAGAAATCTCtgtgcaagccaagaagagagaagaatgaatttCCAGAAGTAAGAAGTAGCGGTTAGACAGTAGCCTGTTAGTTTAAGATAGTAAaagtggggctgggtgcagtggctgactcctgtaatcccagcattttgggagactgaagcagaaggatcacttgaatccaggattttgagaccattctgggcaacataatgagacctcgtctctaaaaaataaaaattagccactcatggtggcacacgcctgtagtcctagctacgcaggaggctgaattgggaagatggcttgagcctgggaggttgaggctgcagtgagccaagatcatgccctgtactccagcctgggtaacagagtgagagcctgtctctaaaaaacaaacaaaaaaacatagcaAAAGTGGGAGCAGTTTCAAGTGATGACAGGATCTAATAAGTTGACTAAGGTTGATTAATGCAAATGTCTTTGAATTGAGGAACCAAGGAATGATAAGACTAGGACAAATTATCCATGTGGACATTGTCACCCAGGACCCAGGATGGTGGCAAGATTAGAAACAAACACTGAGCCAAATGCCAAATGAATGTGAGGTAGCAACCATGAGGTCACTCtcatttactgaattttttttccaaagtaaCAAATTTAttacaattcttttttgttttttagtacaAAGTGGTTGTCCCCAAAATTGGAAATATATTAGATCTTTGTACAGCATTGTCTGCTTTGTCAGGAATACCTGCAGATAAGGTAAGATGTTTCTGGGGTTGAAGTATATAAGTTGGTATTTAGTTTCTTAGTGTTGTAAAACCAGcttaatagaaatttatttccttttagatGATAGTTACTGATATATACAATCATAGATTTCACAGAATATTCGCTATGGATGAAAACCTTAGTAGTATTATGGAACGGGATGATATTTATGTGTAAGTATAAAACTCATTGTGCAAAatattacttgaaaaaaaaatcaaaagaagtaaCCTAAAATTTTGAGAGTTTATGGTCAGTTTTGTCCTTGTAGGTTTGAAATTAACATCAATAGGACAGAAGATACAGAGCATGTGATTATTCCTGTTTGCCTAAGAGAAAAATTCAGACACTCAAGTTATACCCACCATACTGGTTCTTCACTTTTTGGTCAGCCTTTTCTTATGGCTGTACCACGAAACAATACTGAAGACAAACTTTATAATCTCCTGCTCTTGAGAATGTGGTAAGTGCCAAACAATTCTACATTGACAAAATAAATAtgggaataaaatataaaatagctaataaaaataaacacacaaggTACTATCAGAATATAATTATACAAGTCTGTATTGTCTCAGTTTTGTTTATAGTCAGATTATAGTCCTAATCCACTTTCTTATTCACGTAAAACACATTATGGAGGTAATTTCAAACCCAGGAAGCATGAAGTCTGTAGCAATTTTAGGCCAAAAGTTTACAGTTGGAAGGAAATAGGAATTTATGTTATAATAATTATGTGTTACAtgtttgttctgtgaaatcataacaAATGTCAAATGCTATATGTTTGCACTGTGAAATGACAAATGTCAAATGCTTCATTTCTTTATATACATTACCAATTCATGATTAATAGTATTGTAAGGCAGCCTATTTTTTGCCTTCCTAAATCCCCTTATTTGAATTATAAAGTTATCAAGAATGTCATTTGATCCCTTTTATCTTTGAAAGCTGATATATTTAGTATTCTTTCTTGCATATCTAATTATTATGGTTTCATAACCCATATGTAAAGatcacattatacaaaaataagtGTTTTTAGCAACAATATATACCATCTAAATGAGGATAAgttgagaaattatttgcaacaaatatttaacatttaacctAAAAGGTAACgtactaattatttttataaagaggagCAAAACAAATTATTAGTCAGCTATATGTATGGTACTGTAAGTTTGATTTTAACCTTGAATCTACTAAGTGACCACTGTTAcattaaaaagttttgttttactgatagaatgaaaacatttttaaagtttttatctttGTAGTACTGAACTTGTttgatttctgattttacttaAGCCGATATGTCAAAATATCTACTGAAACTGAAGAAACTGAAGGATCCCTACACTGCTGTAAGGACCAAAATATTAATGGGAATGGCCCAAATGGCATACATGAAGAAGGCTCACCAAGTAAGACTTTTctgttaaattataaaaatgtttcactTAAATAATTGCTTCAGAGAGAAAGTTAAGAAAATGGGAATTAAAGAGCTAAAAAATACCTGCAAACCTACgactaataatattaataatttaaaaatataacattgagTTTATTTAAAGTTCTCTAATATCTAAAATTAGGTGAAATGGAAACAGATGAGCCAGATGATGAATCCAGCCAGGATCAAGAACTTCCCTCAGAGAATGAAAACAGTCAGTCTGAAGATTCAGTTGGAGGAGATAATGATTCTGAAAATGGATTATGTACTGAGGACACTTGCAAAGGTCAACTCACGGGACACAAAAAACGATTGTTTACATTCCAGTTCAACAACTTAGGCAATACTGATATCAACTACATCAAAGATGATACCAGACATATAAGATTTGATGATAGGCAGCTTAGGCTAGATGGTAAGTATTTGTGAAAAATGGCTTGAACATTAAACAAGCAgagcatgtttttttgttttttaggtgaAAACCATGAAATTCAGCCCTGTCAAGAAATACACCATTTACTTTTCTATCTCAAATTTTATATGAAAGGACTTAATATCTAAGTAGACCaaaatgtgtgtctgtgtttcaTAAATGGAGATTGAATTCATGCTTaagttttctatctttttttaaacttttaaattatttcaatggCTTGGAAACTGCTATTTGCCCTAATCACCTGTACAAGTAGAAAagattgctatttatttattctagtgTATATCCtaacattaaaatatactttaatactaagacatattaaattttaaagaaaaaatatgttttccaccTTAGAAAGATCTTTTCTTGCTTTGGATTGGGATCCTGATTTGAAAAAACGATATTTTGATGAAAATGCTGCTGAGGTAAGTCATCACTCACTTATTTACCTTTCCTTGATTTACTTTATGTGATTACCAGAGATAATCATACTGTTGTGTTACATTCTTTGCTTCCACCAAATGTTCATTTTGCCAGTAAAAAAGTGGTCATGAACTAGAAAAGAAAGTCTTTgcaaaaatacctttttttccccaaaggttCAGAGTTCATTTTGAACATGTTTTGCTCATCCATATAGGAGTGTACAggaattatttagaagtatgaTATAAATCTCAACTGAAATAAGCTTTATGATTCTTTTGAGAAAGTTTAGgagttttcattattattcataGTAAGATGGTACCACTAAAatgagttttgtttcatttgttctcTTAACTCAAGAAATACTTCTCTTTAGGACTTTGAAAAACATGAAAGTGTGGAGTATAAACCTCCTAAAAAACCCTTTGTGAAATTAAAAGATTGCATTGAACTTTTTACAACAAAAGAAAAGCTAGGTGCTGAAGATCCCTGGTAAgagacaaaattaaataattgtttatgttttctttaaggGTTTATTCTGAGATACGTGCCACATTAACTTGAAAAAGTAATTACTAAATTCTCTTTGATGTTTTAAATAGTAAAGGATTCTTTATATAAGTGGTAGCCTTTTAAGAGGGATAGGAAGTTCTTAAAAAATACTGTTACAGTGttgccttaattttattactgTGTTTTTCCTAATAGCCATTATActattaataattcattttagTTACTTGTTTTCCAAGAAATTTTAGCTACGTAATCATTTTGAGAGAAGCTTTTTAGGAAAAGTGTAGTGATATATTTTGTGATGTTATTCCATTAGAGCCCAGTTTTGAGATTTTCTAATACCTATCTTCCAGCACAGATGTCTTTTTTGCATActaaaagagaaataatctaGCCCTCATTATGTCTTTAAATATTGGtttgtatattaatttataatggTTTAACCTTTTTGGAAAAtgtgttgaaaataaaaataacaagagttGCTTTCAACCTGGTACATATTAGGCATACGATAATTGCCCACTGAATAAATGTAGAACTTTCCgaacattttttgttattttcattaatGGGGGTTGTTTGTACCTCTATCAAGCTTTAAATACTTCTCTTTATTCTTAGGTATTGTCCGAATTGTAAAGAACATCAGCAAGCCACAAAGAAATTGGATTTATGGTCCTTGCCTCCAGTACTTGTAGTACATCTCAAGCGATTTTCTTACAGTCGATACATGAGAGACAAGTTGGATACCTTAGTTGATTTCCCTATCAAGTAAgctttaattg encodes the following:
- the USP15 gene encoding ubiquitin carboxyl-terminal hydrolase 15 isoform X11; protein product: MRGEIAKSYAELIKQMWSGKFSYVTPRAFKTQVGRFAPQFSGYQQQDCQELLAFLLDGLHEDLNRIRKKPYIQLKDADGRPDKVVAEEAWENHLKRNDSIIVDIFHGLFKSTLVCPECAKISVTFDPFCYLTLPLPMKKERTLEVYLVRMDPLTKPMQYKVVVPKIGNILDLCTALSALSGIPADKMIVTDIYNHRFHRIFAMDENLSSIMERDDIYVFEININRTEDTEHVIIPVCLREKFRHSSYTHHTGSSLFGQPFLMAVPRNNTEDKLYNLLLLRMCRYVKISTETEETEGSLHCCKDQNINGNGPNGIHEEGSPSEMETDEPDDESSQDQELPSENENSQSEDSVGGDNDSENGLCTEDTCKGQLTGHKKRLFTFQFNNLGNTDINYIKDDTRHIRFDDRQLRLDERSFLALDWDPDLKKRYFDENAAEDFEKHESVEYKPPKKPFVKLKDCIELFTTKEKLGAEDPWYCPNCKEHQQATKKLDLWSLPPVLVVHLKRFSYSRYMRDKLDTLVDFPINDLDMSEFLINPNAGPCRYNLIAVSNHYGGMGGGHCTVAHACDPSTLGSGDTAFAKNKDDGKWYYFDDSSVSTASEDQIVSKAAYVLFYQRQDTFSGTGFFPLDRETKGASAATGIPLESDEDSNDNDNDIENENCMHTN
- the USP15 gene encoding ubiquitin carboxyl-terminal hydrolase 15 isoform X12: MRGEIAKSYAELIKQMWSGKFSYVTPRAFKTQVGRFAPQFSGYQQQDCQELLAFLLDGLHEDLNRIRKKPYIQLKDADGRPDKVVAEEAWENHLKRNDSIIVDIFHGLFKSTLVCPECAKISVTFDPFCYLTLPLPMKKERTLEVYLVRMDPLTKPMQYKVVVPKIGNILDLCTALSALSGIPADKMIVTDIYNHRFHRIFAMDENLSSIMERDDIYVFEININRTEDTEHVIIPVCLREKFRHSSYTHHTGSSLFGQPFLMAVPRNNTEDKLYNLLLLRMCRYVKISTETEETEGSLHCCKDQNINGNGPNGIHEEGSPSEMETDEPDDESSQDQELPSENENSQSEDSVGGDNDSENGLCTEDTCKGQLTGHKKRLFTFQFNNLGNTDINYIKDDTRHIRFDDRQLRLDERSFLALDWDPDLKKRYFDENAAEDFEKHESVEYKPPKKPFVKLKDCIELFTTKEKLGAEDPWYCPNCKEHQQATKKLDLWSLPPVLVVHLKRFSYSRYMRDKLDTLVDFPINDLDMSEFLINPNAGPCRYNLIAVSNHYGGMGGGHYTAFAKNKDDGKWYYFDDSSVSTASEDQIVSKAAYVLFYQRQDTFSGTGFFPLDRETKGASAATGIPLESDEDSNDNDNDIENENCMHTN